GGCGACTCAATTTAACTGGCGATTCAATTACGGATAGAGCAGAATTTTATAGGTTTCTGGAGTAGGTTGAATCGCTTGTTCCACAGCGTTGGCCAATTCGCTGAGGGGATAGCGATCGCTGATGAGGGCATTGACATCAATCTTGTTCTCAAACACTAATTCTGCGGAAAGCGCTTGTAGCGGAAAGGCTGAACTGTAGCTGCCCATCAGATCAATTTCCCGCCGATATAACAGGTTGGGATTGAGGGGAATTTCCACTTCATCGGGAAACTCAGCAAAGAACAGGATTTTACCGCCCTTGCGAGTGCAGTCTAACGCTTGAAAGAATGCCTTCTCGCTGGGCACCGCCAATAAACTGACATCCACACCATAGCCCTGGGTGAGATCCTGTACCTTGTGGGTCAAGTCCCGATCGCAGGCATCAAAGGCCGCCAATGCCCCAACGGCCAACGCTTTTTCCAACCGTGCAGGGATTAAGTCCGTGACGATCGCCTTTGCACCAAAATGATTGACCAGCATGACAAACATCAACCCGATCGGCCCTGCTCCGGTAATGAGTACCGTTTGACCTGTGCGAATTTGGGCTTTCTTAACGGCTTTGAGGCAGCAATTGGTCGGCTCCACAAAGCTGGCCTGTTCAAAGGTGACGTAATCAGGAATGGGAATTAAACCCCCTTGGCGAACGATGTGCCCCGGCACTTTGACGTATTCTGCAAAGCCGCCCCCACTGGGTGCAAAGCCAGCGGTCGTTGTAATGTTTTTATAGGTTTCGCACATGGAATAGCTACCGGTTTCACAGTAGCCACAGTTCATGCAGGGAATGTGATGCATCACAACCACCCGATCGCCCACCTGCCAGCCTTCGACTGCTGCACCGATTTGGCAGATCGTCCCTGCGGTTTCATGGCCAAAAATTCGCGGCGGTTCATAGAGGGGATATTTAATTTTTTTGATATCCGATTGACACAAGCCGACTACTTTCACCTGCACGAGCACTTCATCCTCGGCCAGTTCCGGTATGGGAATTTCTTCGTATTGCAGGTTATTGACCCCACGAAAGACCTGTGCTTTCATCCTGATGGTTCCTTCTGCTGAATTCAAGACCTATTGACTAGGACTCTACCATTAAGCAGAGCTGTCTGACAGGGCTGTCTGGCACAGGGCGAAGAATGGTTAGAAAGGGGGGATAAAGTAGCCATCAGAGGGATGGGGATGGGGGCAGGCACCACAAAGTATGTCCCCCTTTCGCTAAGCTAGATCATGGGTGATTAGCGCTAGGATGACTGAAATGAAACTTGCAGACCTTGGGCCTTGGGTCGTGCCCCCGATCGCCGGTGGCATCATTGGTTACTTCACCAACGACATTGCCATTCGCATGTTATTTCGGCCCTACCGACCTTGGTACATCGGCAACTTCCGCGTTCCCTTGACCCCTGGCGTCATCCCCCGCAATCAAGCCAAGCTCGCCAAACGCATTGCCGATACCATCATGGGCTCCCTCCTCACCCCTGATGAAATTCACGGCATCGCCCAACGCCTGCTCAAAGTCGAACGAGTCCAAGCTGCCATTCTCTGGATTCTTCGCCTCGTGCTGGACCAACTGCAAACCG
This DNA window, taken from Alkalinema sp. FACHB-956, encodes the following:
- a CDS encoding zinc-dependent dehydrogenase: MKAQVFRGVNNLQYEEIPIPELAEDEVLVQVKVVGLCQSDIKKIKYPLYEPPRIFGHETAGTICQIGAAVEGWQVGDRVVVMHHIPCMNCGYCETGSYSMCETYKNITTTAGFAPSGGGFAEYVKVPGHIVRQGGLIPIPDYVTFEQASFVEPTNCCLKAVKKAQIRTGQTVLITGAGPIGLMFVMLVNHFGAKAIVTDLIPARLEKALAVGALAAFDACDRDLTHKVQDLTQGYGVDVSLLAVPSEKAFFQALDCTRKGGKILFFAEFPDEVEIPLNPNLLYRREIDLMGSYSSAFPLQALSAELVFENKIDVNALISDRYPLSELANAVEQAIQPTPETYKILLYP